From Denitrovibrio acetiphilus DSM 12809, the proteins below share one genomic window:
- a CDS encoding precorrin-2 dehydrogenase/sirohydrochlorin ferrochelatase family protein, producing the protein MITRYPILMKMQGKQLLFVGGGAVAERKINSLLACDPAITVLSPEITEKLQSLAQLGVIKWTTELPTETFDYVFIATNEREINKEVYEFYKGKALINIADDPEACDFHLPATIIHGDVVISISTDGTDPSKSKRIREKLEEWISQGGLEQ; encoded by the coding sequence ATGATAACAAGATATCCGATACTGATGAAAATGCAGGGGAAACAGCTTTTGTTCGTAGGCGGCGGTGCTGTTGCGGAGCGGAAGATAAACTCACTTCTGGCGTGTGACCCTGCTATAACTGTTCTTTCGCCGGAGATAACAGAAAAGTTGCAGAGCCTCGCACAGCTTGGAGTCATAAAGTGGACTACAGAACTCCCGACGGAAACGTTTGACTATGTCTTCATCGCCACCAATGAACGTGAAATTAATAAGGAAGTTTATGAGTTTTACAAAGGTAAGGCTCTTATAAATATCGCAGACGATCCTGAAGCGTGTGACTTTCACCTGCCTGCGACAATCATCCATGGTGATGTGGTGATATCTATATCCACCGACGGCACAGACCCGTCAAAATCAAAACGTATCCGTGAAAAGCTGGAAGAGTGGATAAGCCAGGGCGGACTTGAGCAGTGA
- the cobI gene encoding precorrin-2 C(20)-methyltransferase: MKIFGIGLGPGDPELLTVKAVRILEDADIVIVPQSDKTGRSIAGDIVKHYISAEKIHWYLFPMTGVKADLDIRYDALADTMADMAKDDKKVCYVTIGDTPVYSTFNYLRNRLFERGFEMEMVPGVSAFSAGANSVALPLCEKGENFCVIEMPATKEELAAVLQSFTSVVLMKVHKKLNVLIDFVKENDLSAAYLFHRVTLEDERTYNLLKEEITDDQAGYLSTAIIKK; encoded by the coding sequence ATGAAAATTTTTGGAATAGGGCTTGGTCCCGGAGACCCGGAGCTTCTCACAGTCAAAGCTGTAAGGATTCTGGAAGATGCAGACATAGTGATTGTTCCCCAGTCGGATAAAACAGGCAGAAGCATAGCAGGGGACATAGTAAAACACTACATCTCTGCTGAAAAAATACATTGGTATCTCTTCCCCATGACAGGTGTAAAGGCTGACCTCGACATCCGTTATGACGCTCTGGCGGACACTATGGCAGACATGGCGAAAGACGATAAGAAAGTATGCTACGTCACCATAGGAGACACACCCGTTTACAGCACTTTTAACTATCTACGCAACAGGCTCTTTGAGCGTGGTTTCGAAATGGAGATGGTTCCCGGGGTCTCTGCATTTTCCGCAGGGGCAAACAGTGTTGCACTGCCGCTATGCGAAAAGGGTGAAAATTTCTGCGTTATTGAAATGCCCGCAACAAAAGAGGAACTCGCCGCAGTGCTGCAATCTTTCACTTCTGTTGTGCTGATGAAAGTGCATAAAAAGTTGAATGTATTAATAGATTTTGTAAAAGAAAATGATCTGAGCGCAGCATATCTTTTTCACAGGGTAACACTGGAAGATGAAAGGACATATAACCTTCTGAAAGAAGAGATAACTGATGATCAGGCTGGTTATCTGTCAACTGCGATAATCAAGAAATAA
- a CDS encoding cobyric acid synthase codes for MKTPSIMFQGTGSGVGKSIVTAGFCRLLSDMGLRVAPFKSQNMALNSGVVNGNLEMGRAQILQAEAARVTPDVRINPILLKPQGNSSSQLVRMGHVAGVYSAREYYTLSLENFEIVKEAYSSLAGEYDVIVIEGAGSPAEINLQATDIVNMKMAQYACSDVYIIGDIDRGGVFAWMKGTYDLVPEKSRELIKGFIINKFRGDVTLLQPGIEMFAEYVPVPVLGVLPFMYNTLEEEDSQDITSDRIDVEKPTVGVIRLPRISNFSDFAPLKANESINLIYIEKPEQIKSCDALIIPGSKSTISDMLYMREKGFEKEIKSFKGGIVGICGGFQMLGANIHDPKGIEGDITVAEGLGLLAMDTVITSEKRLEQVVYAGAGLLRGCSLKGYEMHMGRTEINGGYEQLSEAENAIIRSGNVAGTYLHGIFEDGKVTEKIFAIGGINIKADDYINEKERQLNALAGMIKENCDVDSIMKGAGL; via the coding sequence ATGAAAACTCCTTCTATTATGTTTCAGGGGACAGGTTCCGGTGTTGGTAAAAGCATTGTCACAGCAGGCTTTTGCCGTCTTTTGTCAGATATGGGACTGCGTGTCGCCCCGTTCAAATCCCAGAATATGGCTCTGAACTCCGGCGTGGTGAACGGAAACCTTGAGATGGGGCGGGCACAGATACTTCAGGCAGAGGCGGCGCGTGTCACTCCTGATGTGCGTATAAATCCGATATTGCTGAAACCACAGGGGAATTCATCATCTCAGCTTGTGCGTATGGGGCACGTTGCAGGTGTTTACAGCGCCAGAGAATATTACACCCTTTCGCTGGAAAATTTCGAAATTGTAAAAGAGGCATACAGCTCACTCGCTGGTGAGTATGATGTTATCGTAATAGAAGGGGCGGGGAGTCCGGCGGAGATTAATCTTCAGGCAACGGACATAGTTAATATGAAGATGGCTCAGTACGCTTGTTCTGATGTTTATATCATTGGCGACATAGACAGAGGCGGAGTTTTTGCGTGGATGAAGGGGACATATGACCTTGTGCCTGAGAAGTCAAGAGAGCTCATTAAAGGCTTTATCATAAATAAGTTCCGTGGAGATGTGACACTGCTTCAGCCGGGGATTGAGATGTTTGCAGAATATGTCCCCGTGCCTGTGCTTGGTGTTCTCCCTTTTATGTATAACACTCTGGAAGAGGAGGATTCGCAGGATATCACATCAGACAGAATTGATGTTGAGAAGCCCACTGTGGGGGTCATCAGACTGCCGAGGATATCGAACTTCTCCGACTTCGCACCGTTGAAGGCAAATGAGAGTATAAACCTGATATATATAGAAAAACCTGAACAGATCAAAAGCTGTGATGCACTCATCATTCCCGGCAGTAAAAGTACCATTTCAGACATGCTGTATATGCGTGAAAAGGGATTTGAGAAAGAGATAAAGTCTTTTAAAGGGGGCATTGTGGGTATATGCGGCGGATTTCAGATGTTGGGTGCGAATATACACGACCCGAAAGGCATTGAAGGGGACATAACCGTAGCAGAAGGGCTGGGACTGCTGGCGATGGATACTGTCATCACCTCAGAAAAAAGACTTGAGCAGGTTGTCTATGCAGGTGCGGGACTGCTGAGGGGCTGTTCGTTGAAAGGGTATGAGATGCACATGGGCAGGACCGAAATCAATGGCGGATACGAACAGCTTTCAGAGGCGGAAAATGCTATCATCAGAAGTGGTAATGTGGCGGGGACATACCTTCACGGCATTTTCGAAGACGGGAAAGTTACTGAAAAGATATTTGCCATAGGCGGCATAAACATAAAAGCGGATGACTACATAAACGAAAAAGAGCGGCAGCTTAATGCTCTGGCGGGGATGATAAAAGAAAACTGCGATGTTGACAGTATTATGAAAGGGGCAGGGTTATGA